From a region of the Lactuca sativa cultivar Salinas chromosome 4, Lsat_Salinas_v11, whole genome shotgun sequence genome:
- the LOC111921629 gene encoding uncharacterized protein LOC111921629 codes for MAPTYFPLRWESTGDQWWYASPIDWAAANGHYDLVRELLRLDGNHLIKLTSLRRIRRLEVVWDDEEQFDDVAKNRCLVARKLLYEGESKRGKSSLIGAGYGGWLLYTAASAGDLHFVQELLQKDPLLVFGEGEYGVTDVLYAAARSKNSEVFWIIYDFAMSPRLMSGSEEQIGDNEIPCGYKQEMKNRAVHALARGGNLKILKEVLGDCSGEDVLGFRDVQCSTILHTAAARGQIEVVKHLISSFDIINSTDKQGNTALHTAAYRGQLSAVEVLIQASPSSVHSRNDAGETFLHKAVTGFQTPTFRRLDRQIGLMKQLVCSTTCKIEETINAKDNGGRTALHLAINGNLHSDLIELLIIVGSLDVNIRDNNGMAPLDLLKQRPQSASSELLTRQLISAGATLSSQDYTARKLIASRLKMGGSGGGGGASPGSSFKLSDSEMFLYTGMESTSSTAFGTPVFSMRSGELSQLDSSSNNSNSNVESKKKKQKGIQRFLRWIRKRNGNGGLVLTKNVKDIPVPLRQQYSTSLLNNKRTLAARSNLPSPTVKKKLASGFVNGVMQAMPHLNRGGSRSNSFSKSSLSSSQNSLDDHKGVGIDVVGSLSSNQMFDDGVDDEEQGVVNSVRRSTVNQCFCFGSHERLVEGSGDDKQQHES; via the exons ATGGCTCCGACATATTTCCCCCTTCGATGGGAAAGCACTGGAGACCAATGGTGGTACGCATCTCCGATCGATTGGGCAGCCGCGAACGGCCACTACGACTTGGTACGGGAGCTTCTCCGCCTTGACGGCAACCACTTAATCAAACTAACATCCCTCCGGCGCATACGCCGCCTTGAAGTCGTCTGGGATGACGAAGAACAGTTCGACGACGTTGCCAAAAACCGATGCTTGGTCGCCCGGAAGCTTTTATATGAAGGCGAATCCAAAAGAGGAAAAAGCTCCTTAATCGGAGCTGGCTATGGGGGCTGGCTTCTGTATACCGCTGCATCTGCCGGTGATTTGCATTTTGTTCAAGAATTATTACAAAAAGACCCTCTTTTGGTATTTGGAGAAGGGGAGTATGGTGTGACTGATGTATTATATGCTGCTGCGAGGAGCAAGAACAGTGAGGTTTTTTGGATCATTTATGATTTCGCGATGTCTCCACGATTGATGTCTGGTAGTGAAGAACAGATTGGGGATAATGAGATCCCATGTGGTTACAAGCAGGAAATGAAGAACAGAGCAGTTCATGCGTTGGCGAGAGGTGGTAATTTGAAGATATTGAAGGAGGTTCTTGGTGATTGCTCCGGTGAAGATGTTTTGGGTTTTAGAGATGTTCAATGCTCAACGATTTTACACACGGCAGCTGCCAGAGGACAGATTGAG GTGGTCAAACATCTTATTTCGTCGTTTGACATTATCAACTCCACCGACAAACAAGGCAACACAGCACTCCATACAGCTGCTTACAGAGGCCAATTATCCGCTGTTGAAGTTCTAATCCAAGCATCTCCTTCTTCCGTCCATTCAAGAAACGACGCCGGAGAGACGTTTTTACATAAAGCGGTAACAGGTTTCCAGACACCCACTTTCCGGCGACTTGATCGTCAAATTGGTCTCATGAAACAATTAGTCTGCTCAACaacatgcaaaattgaagaaACCATTAACGCTAAAGATAACGGAGGAAGAACTGCTCTTCACTTGGCCATTAACGGAAACCTACACAGTGACCTAATCGAACTGCTTATAATCGTGGGTTCACTTGATGTAAACATCCGTGACAATAATGGTATGGCCCCACTCGATCTTCTTAAACAAAGACCACAATCCGCTTCATCTGAACTACTCACCAGACAACTTATTTCCGCCGGAGCAACTCTCAGTAGCCAAGACTACACAGCAAGAAAACTCATTGCTTCCCGGTTGAAAATGGgcggcagtggtggtggtggtggtgctagTCCGGggagttccttcaaactttctgaTTCTGAAATGTTCTTGTACACCGGAATGGAAAGTACATCCTCCACTGCTTTTGGTACTCCGGTGTTCAGCATGCGTTCTGGAGAGCTGAGTCAACTCGATTCGAGTTCAAATAATTCGAACTCGAATGTGGAATCCAAGAAGAAGAAACAGAAGGGGATTCAGCGATTCCTGAGGTGGATTAGAAAGAGGAATGGAAACGGAggtttggttttgactaaaaatgTGAAGGACATTCCGGTTCCATTGAGACAACAATACTCGACTTCATTGTTAAACAACAAGAGAACACTTGCTGCAAGGAGTAATCTTCCAAGTCCAACTGTTAAAAAGAAGCTTGCTTCTGGTTTTGTTAATGGAGTTATGCAGGCGATGCCACATTTGAATCGAGGAGGGTCGAGATCAAATTCATTCTCAAAATCATCATTATCTTCCTCACAGAATTCGTTGGATGATCATAAAGGTGTAGGAATTGATGTTGTGGGTTCATTGAGTTCCAATCAGATGTTTGATGATGGAGTTGATGATGAAGAACAAGGGGTGGTGAATAGCGTTAGGAGATCAACGGTGAACCAGTGCTTCTGTTTTGGTTCACATGAGAGACTTGTGGAAGGCTCTGGTGATGATAAACAGCAGCATGAGAGTTAG